In a genomic window of Rhinolophus ferrumequinum isolate MPI-CBG mRhiFer1 chromosome 2, mRhiFer1_v1.p, whole genome shotgun sequence:
- the LOC117032886 gene encoding POU domain, class 5, transcription factor 1-like: protein MLGGFGAPSFPIAGHLVSDFAFSPPPGGGGDGPGGPEPGWVDPRTWLSFQSPPGGSGIGPGLGPSAEVWGIPSCPPPYEICRGMAYCGPQVGVGLVPQGGLETPQPEGEAGAGVESSSEGTSPEPCAAPPGVVKLDKEKLKQNPEEEDMKALQKDLEQFAKLLKQKRITLGYTQADMGLTLGVLFGKVFSQTTICRFEALQLSLKNMCKLRPLLQKWVEEADNNENLQEIRKAETLVQARKRKWTSIENRVRGNLESMFLQCPKLTLQQISHIAQQLGLEKDVVRVWFCNRRQKGKRSSSDYSQREDFEASGPPFSGGPVSFPLAPGPHFGTPGYAGPHFTTLYSSVPFPEGEAFPSVSVATLGSPMHSN, encoded by the coding sequence atgttgggGGGGTTTGGGGCGCCGTCCTTCCCCATAGCAGGACACCTGGTTTCCGACTTTGCCTTCTCGCCCCCACCGGGTGGTGGAGGCGATGGGCCAGGAGGGCCGGAGCCCGGCTGGGTTGACCCTCGAACCTGGTTGAGCTTCCAGAGCCCTCCCGGCGGCTCAGGAATTGGGCCGGGCCTTGGCCCCAGCGCAGAGGTATGGGGGATTCCCTCGTGCCCTCCGCCGTATGAGATCTGCAGGGGGATGGCCTACTGTGGACCTCAGGTTGGAGTGGGGCTGGTGCCCCAAGGCGGCCTGGAGACCCCTCAGCCCGAGGGCGAGGCAGGAGCCGGAGTGGAGAGCAGCTCTGAAGGGACCTCCCCTGAACCCTGCGCTGCTCCGCCTGGGGTGGTGAAGCTGGACAAGGAGAAACTCAAGCAAAACCCTGAAGAGGAGGACATGAAAGCTCTGCAGAAAGACCTCGAGCAGTTTGCCAAGCTCCTGAAGCAGAAGAGGATCACCCTGGGGTACACCCAGGCCGACATGGGGCTCACCCTGGGGGTTCTGTTTGGGAAGGTGTTCAGCCAGACAACCATCTGCCGCTTCGAGGCTCTGCAGCTCAGCTTGAAGAACATGTGTAAGCTGCGGCCCCTGCTGCAGAAGTGGGTGGAGGAAGCTGACAACAACGAGAATCTGCAGGAGATACGCAAAGCAGAGACGCTGGTGCAAGCCCGAAAGAGAAAGTGGACAAGCATCGAGAACCGAGTGAGGGGCAACCTAGAGAGCATGTTCCTGCAGTGCCCGAAGCTCACCCTGCAGCAGATCAGCCACATCGCCCAGCAGCTGGGGCTTGAGAAGGATGTGGTCCGAGTGTGGTTCTGCAACCGTCGCCAGAAGGGCAAACGATCAAGCAGTGACTATTCTCAACGAGAGGATTTTGAGGCTTCTGGGCCTCCTTTCTCAGGGGGACCAGTATCCTTTCCTCTGGCACCAGGGCCCCATTTTGGTACCCCAGGCTATGCGGGCCCTCACTTCACTACGCTGTACTCCTCAGTCCCTTTCCCTGAGGGTGAAGcctttccctctgtgtctgtggCCACTCTGGGCTCTCCCATGCATTCAAACTGA